TGATGACATGGGTAATGTTCCAAGTACCGGTGAACATAGGCAAGATGATGACCCTTTTCTGATGACTCATTCCACGGTGAGCATGGTCGGCCGGAGCATGGGTCGACCGGGGTAAAGTCGGATGGAGTGGGTTGTCGGAGGGAGATGATGGGAAGGGAGATGGAGAAAGTAgaaaaaaaaatgacaagggtaaaattgtaaaatgcgtatgtgaaagagtaaaatccgtatgtgaaaaagtacgaCCCAAATAGTATTGTTGATAAAAAATCCATAATAAACAAATTATAAATGTTACAAATTTTAAAAATATGAAGTGTGAAAATAAAGAAACATACAAAATTCGTAAATATTctgtttaaaataatgttatgaTCTTGAAACCGTAAGAGTTTGATTAAAGGCACGCAAAAGTGTCAACTTTTCTCTTTATGTTTTCATCTTATATATTACTAATAACATGTTTTATAGTTCAACGCAAAGATGTAATATAGGGCTTTAATTTTTTCCTGAATTTTTTCCCCTCCTTGAAAAATCCATGCAATTGCatgggatctaaactagtttgaCATTATAAGATAGACCATGGTTGCTTAATTCTTAGCGTGCTCCAATACAAATAAGACGCGTACCACCATAGGCACTCATGCCCTTTTTTACATTGTAATACGGATATTTTATACCGAGTACCAAAAATCATAATACGTCATAATACAAATACCGAATATATGGAAATCACTCCCGATTCGCTGGGATTTAAGGAGACCCAGAATCCCAGGAATAGACAACATACACTTGAATAAGAGCCTTGAGAGTTGAGACTGAGTGTGTTAACTATTACATCAAGGGGCAGCCTAGAAATACTGATAACACTCATACCAGCACTTAAACTAAGAATTGTTCAGCGAGATTGCTTTCAGAAACAAAGAATATGAATCTCACAGTTCAAACACACAGTTATGCTGGCAtcattattttgtatttttttttttttttttttttgtatttcatTTTTTGGTGTCTAATAACAAAAACAATGAATCTTCATTATTTAGAATTCTGGACTCAACCTCATTTATGTGAAAACGCCCACGAAAATTTACTTTAACTAATGACAAAATGAAAATCCTATAAGAATTTGAAAAACAATTAGCTGGAGTTTGGTCCGCACAGAGGTTAAGGAAAGGACACAAGAAGAAAGAAACGTGGCTAATCCTTAAATTCCCTACCTATTTGATTTTGAACATGAAAGGGAATGGCAAACAACCAACCCAACCCAACGACCATTCCCAAAATCAACAAACCCCCACCCGGAAATCACCGCCACCCAGCCCTGAAATCACCAATGCTGAAGGCGACTACACCCGATCCCACCCCCCGTGGAGTTTTCATGTGTTCAAAGTCGTGATGTGTTTTGGGATGGGGTGAGTTCGGGATGAGATCACAAACCCAACCAATTTGGAGGAATAAGGAAACATAAGCTTTCATTCGCTGTAACTCTACGTCTCTACCCATATTCAAACTACCCCACAAATAATTGAATAATTACCCCATTTATTCAAAATCCCACCACCCACAATCCACAATTCCACATAGCTAATTACAAATTTTTTTTATTACGGAATTGAGTTTGAATTGTAAGGGCAGGAATCAAACCTCAGTGATATCTTGGATATACAAGGCCCTCCACTCCAAAACTGGTCTTTGCTCTTCTTGTACTGAACTTGTGTCGTCTGAAGTCTTTGAAGGACCTTCAGCAGGATCGTCATCAGCACTTCCAGACGTAGGTTGTCTGAATAAAACATcaattgcagcagttaacaacctCTCCCCTTGGTTGGCATCATTACACAAAGTGGATAGATGAACAACAAACCTACAAAACAGAGGAGCTTAGCATGAGTCCTTTAAAAGACCCATATATTTCTTTTTTTTCACTCTGCAACTAGAGAGTTTCTGCAAATAGCATTTCAGATTCTAAAGTGAGAAATCGATTAAAAACGGACATAAGATATAGCCAAAATTAGAAATGAACAACAGAGTACTAGAGTATTTGATGCAAAAACAACTGTAACAACATTATGCTAGTGCATCATCAATAGCAGGGTATGGGGGTCAGAGGTATGTAATCTTATACTTGTTGAAACACAAACAAAGGCTGCTTCCGGATGATTTATAATGAATTTTTCCTCAAGAATCATATCGAATGAATACAACTTCGATCAAAAGCATAAGAACTCTATTGTTccattttgttttatttcgtcGTAATGCGGAACCAAAGATCGGAAATGGATACAAGGTGAGTCTTTGGCTCGATCGGAAATGGATACAAAATACACAAATATCTGTTACATAGATTAAAATTCACTTTGAACAGGTATTACCACAAATCAACTATCCACAATTTATTCCACATACAGAATAATGGCGGTGTTCAAAATGTCTCCTTTAGCAAAAAAACAGAAAGACGCTACAAATGGCAATTGGAAGTATAGTCAGTGCCATAAATAAGACCAAGATCAAGAACAGTGACATATAAACCCATGTTACTTAAAGAAAGATAAAGAGTAAATAATTTCTATGAGCTGTAAAACTTACATGCCGACAGGGCATACTGCTGAATTGCCACTCATTTGGAGAGCTCGGACTGATGTTGCCTGCTCATTGTACAAAGCTATACAAAAAGACAATGAGCTCATACTTCTTGCTCAAAATATATATATGAATTTAAAGATGAACACCTATAATCTTACATCTGGGAGGAAGCACTATTAAAAGGTTTAATGAATCTGACTTCAAAGATGTTTTAGTTATGCATATTGCCCTTGCCACCTTCTTTTCCAAATCTCTTGAACAAGAATGATTGGAATTTTTTTCCGAATTTTCAGGTGTAGATAAAGCTAAACCGTGTGGAACTGCCAAATCCGGGTCCATAATCAATTTCTGACTGAAGATATCCTGCCCTGAAGCCAATCTCACACCCTTGTAAAGCCCAGTATCCTGAAACAGTTGAGCATAAAATAAAGGGTTATTTGATAGTAATAATCCAACCTATTAGTCGTCTTTTCGTAATAATCCGAACTTTAATTTAACTCAGAATACACCATATTACCGCTCTCCTTTGCTCATATTGCACCTGGGTCATTTTTTACCTGTAAAAACCGGTAAGCCAACAGGTAGatccctttttcctttttttttttcattctgtCTCCACCCTCCTCCTGTATTAACACCCTTGTCACCAACCACCAATCCACCACCACTCCATAACCCCAACCCAACCAACCACCAAACCATAACAAGCACTACGACCTTCATCCTTAATTAATCATCCATTTACTCAACAATATAATATGAACACAAAATAGAAATCCAGAAAATTAAGTGTGATTGATGAAAATAATGGAGAAATGGgttttgaagaaggagaagaagaagaagagaggatgATATAATTAAAGATGGAAGATGGAATCTCGTGAGAGAAAAGGAATTGGTATTATTGGCCTCATAGAAATTGGTATTATCGGACTCATAGAAATTAGGATCTATGTAATCCGTAGAAATTGACCTCTTAGAAATTGGTATCCATGTTATCTATAGACTTTTTTCTAATCGGGCTAACATTAATAACATGAATGGCTACAGGAGGTAGGACCCATGACATATTACTTAGAATGGGTAAAAGCATGAAAGAGAGATACTTCCAGCAAAGCTATTCAGAAATATTGACCGGTGAAGATGAAAATACACAACTCTATGAAATGTTCTCTCGGCAGACAGATAGAATATCGAATAACTTGAAAAAAGCTTGTGACTTTGGAGTTGAAAAATGAAAGCTTGTGACTTTGAAGTTGAGATGAGGGTTTAGAATGATCGAAAACGGTGGGAGTGCACATGAGGTAGATTTGTGATGGTGGATGTAGCTGGTTGGGGTGTTAGTACGGTGCTGGTATTGACGGCGGTTGGATGTTGGTGGTCGTGGACTCGTGGTGTTGGCAGCGGTTGGATGGGGGCGGTTatggtggttgtattgtgataAGGAATTACAGTTGGGTAGGGGTGTGAGTTTGAGGTGATAAGGTAAACGGAATTAGGGAATGTAACTTGCTAAATAGGTAGCCCATTACCGAGTTTGATACAAGAGAACATAGGTAATAGTATGGTGTATTCTGAGTTAAATTAATGTTCGGATTATTACGGAAAGACGGCTAATAGGTTGGATTATTCCTATCAATTAACCCTAAAATAAATACATGATCCTAATaagaaaacataaaaaaaatactTTATGAACACTATCAGGCACCTTATCTGTCAGAAGAGCTGCTACTGGCATTCGTAACACCTGTTGTAAGGGAATTAGATTACAATGAGCTAATTAAATACAATCATTTATAAGGACAGCAAAACAAACTAACAGCAATTCGTTAAGGAAGATACAGAATGATCGCGATACTGATAAGGCAAAACACAACAAACAGCAATTTCATACCTAAACGTGAGAAAGtctatttttctcatttattgcaAAATTTTGAAACTAGAAGTATAAATCAAGGGTGTGCATGCTAACGGCCTAATGTTATGTAACATGACTAAACGAATTAAAAAAACAAAGAACGCATAGCAACAACAGTAACCCATTGCCTCAAAGGCTTTACAAGCAGGCTTTCCCCTTTGTTCGAAAGCACATAAAGACTGTTCCTGGATGACCCATAATGAATACTGCATCGTGAATTGCGTCTACTGATTGCTACTTCATAAAATAAAGAAGCGCAAAAAGTTTAGCAAGCCATTTTACTTTATTAAATCCTATTAAAAAAAATAGCGAGTATTTGGCTCGGATGGAAATGGAAACGAAAGGAACAATGCAGAAGTACAAAGTAAAATCTCTCATCCTAAAATGTAAAGAGTCCTTCCTCTCCTTTTAATTGGAAGATTCATGTCGTTTTCCGACATTTTGGGAGTATTGGCTCTGATGGAAATGGAAGTGAAAGGAAAAATGTGCAAGTGCAAAATAATCCCCCTCTCTATCCCACAAAGTCCTTCCCACTTTCCTTTTCGGGAAGTGTTGTGTTCTTCCACATCTTCTGTTTTCATGATGGGTAAAATTTTGATGAAAAATTGATCAACCTGATGAGATTTTGATATATGCATAACTTGCCATACAAACTCGTCTTCAGTTTTTCTAGAATCACACATTAAGCAAACTTGCTGAAATGAAGTGAAGCTTCTTCCTATTTCAATGTAGCGTTTCGGTTCTCTAATGTTCCCCATACAAAACATGAACTACCCAAATTCTTTCTTCTAACATAGGACAAATCTTTTCAAAAGGTTGCGTTACTCTTAAACTCTATTTGGTCCACGTGGTGTAAGATAGGATATAAACCAGTAATGGTCACACTGATACTATATACCGAGACAGGAAAAGCAGCAGCCTCCATTAAAATtcaaaaactaataacaatgtctAAGCCTTCTTGTCTAGAGCAATCACAGATACAAACATGAATCAATTATCCGTATCAGAGAACAAGCAAAACTAAAGTTAAAACAAACTAATCACTTTTCTGAAACACCTACATATATGGATCCTTTGACTGCAGCACGACGACAGAAGGCTTGTGGCAATTCCCCTTGGCCATACATAGGATATAACATGGCACCATGGGCATTTGGGAATCTAGAGGAAGATATGAAAGTATAGAGAAAAACATCAGCCTAAAGACgcaaataaataaaatttgcaAGACATATTGAATGAACTGTAAAGCTTTCATCTTTTCACCTTCCTACAGACGAATGATAAAGAGCCAAACGATTAATTCCATCTCTCGTCTTGAGCAAATTGTTGCTAGCTTCTACGTTTTCTTGGTCATAATCTGCAAGTGCTATAGCATATAGAATAATCCTACATGGAAAAGAACAAATGAAGCAGTGAACAATGAATAAAATAAAGGCAACCACCTCAACAACACACGTTCAAAGCTTCACAATTCCTAAAAACTTCTACAACATTATAGACCAAAAATTAAGATGTTCCAGCTGTCCGTAAAAAGTTCCCCAAAGCTCAAAAGTCAAACCAACTATCTCCTGAGACCAAGGTTTTCTTAATGCAAATTGAAACAATAAGTGGGATAGAGTACTAAGGTGATAAGACATTGAAAGGATAATACAAAGCTGCGAGAGACATATAATATTCAGATCACCAACAATATGATAAAAGGTTAAAAGGTTTAATATAGTGGGAGTATTAAAAAAACGGAAAAATAAGTAGCAATATGCAAATAATTTTAAATACAGATCAGAGTAACAAAAAAGCTGGTGAGGTTTAGATGCTCAACGAATGACAAGGGAATATATAGCAACAAATGGGTAGAAACTAAAAGAGACGATGTAGAGTTAGTTCACTCTCGAAAACAACAGGCgctaaaacaaaattttcaaacaAGGAATGGATGGGAAGAGAGTTGAACAAGAGAAAAGCACCCCATTGGGAGAGAGATTGTTTCTTCTTCAGCCAAGTCTAAAATTCATAAATAACTCTCACTCTTTCCTACTCCTTTGTCCTACCTATCTTCCGAGCCTCTTGATCAACAAATTCCCAGTCCCACAAACCAAACCTCCCTAAGTTTTTTCCATTGCCCTGTCTTCCTAAATCCGTAATTCCTAGCTAGGTCTTCAAGCACACATGGTCTCACTTCGCAATAGATGCACTTAGCATAGCCTATAATCTGAGACCTACTGTCAAGTGTCAAGTGTCAAACTGATAAAGATGACCACCCTAAACCAAATCCGAGTAACATGAGCAATACCGCCAAAACGATCATTCACGTACTTGTTCGTGGAAACCTAATTATATCACCAAACTTCCACAACACCACACGATACCACATCCCTAACGCTCTCAAACTGAAATGAATATCGAAAATTACTCTACATTATCAAGGGAAGTTTTATAGTATGTGACTATATTCCACCTTTGTAGCGCATACATTTACATCACATACCAGACACGAATCTAAAGCAACTACTCTCACAAATCGCTAATTTACATCTACACCATGTACGCTAAATATCTGAAATAAACACGACTAACATACATCCATTCATATTACCAAGATTAGACATCCAACAACAATCGTCCCACGTCTAAAACACTTGAATTAACCCACTGTTCCACACCATCACACTTGAATTTTCCCatccaaaaaaaaatatacaCGTACAAAGTAAATAAAGCCCTGTTGTTTTGTACTGAAATAGTcggaattgaattgaattgaattgctgaactgaactgaaaatGAAGTCGAAACAAGAACATTAACCAAATGACAAAGAAAGAAGAAATAGCATACCCTATGATTCTCTTGGGCAATCCAAAATTGGACAAAAACTCGAAAAAAGGAGTATCCAAATCGTCATCAGAAATACAAAGATCAGCATCCCCAGTCAAATGTGCATTAACACGCTTAAAAAACATCCCTAACTTGTTCTTCTCAGGCAAGGTGAAAGCCTTATCCTTAAAAATGGCGAATTTGGAATCAGGAACATTAAGGAAACAAGATTTGTCCCCATCATAAATCAAATTCTGATCAACAGCCTTAAATTCAAGGTAGTGAGAGACTTGAGATGTAAGCAAGAGTTGGATGGCAGCATCAGCGCAGAATAAAACCCTAGGACCGGAGACGTCAAGGGCGAGATTGTGAGGGAGGTGAGGCGGAAGCGGGGGGATGGAGATGGCGGTGGTGAGGTGACGATGGGAGAGAGGGACGGCGGAGTAGTCGGTGGAGAGAGaaggtggtagtggtggtggtggtgagagGTATGGGGAGAGGTGGGAGGGAGATAGGGTGGAGAAGTGGGAGCCGTAGAAGGGGTTGGGGTCGACATGGAGGATTGTTTTGGAGACAGAAGCGGAAGCTGCGGCGAGAATTGAGGAAGGAAGGCTTGTTCCGATTAGAATTAAGTCGAAGTTAGTTGGGTCTATTGGAGGGTATTCTGGTTGTGAAGGATTTGACATTTTTGTTTCAAGGTGGTGGACTGCTGCTGAGGAGTTAGTCAAAATAAGAAGGGACTTAGTTGGGGCTTACTTAAATACTCCTTGGTTCAGTCGTTCAGAGTTGAGACTATCACGTCATCTTCTCTCTATCTTCCTCTTCCCATGCGAATCAGAAGAGAATTTGTGCATTCGAATAATTAGACTACACTGCTAATGATTTGTAACGGGTTAAATATTTAACGCGTAAAATACGCGTTGTCAAACGTGAAAAAGTAAActtgtaatgtggagttgaatggagggagtacttgtGATGACTACTACCTATGAGTAGCACATATAAAATTTTACGATAGTTTTTAATAAAACTAGTTTTCTTTTTACTTCGAGGCTTTCACGACGGCCAGTCGACGAGTGTAAATGAGCTAAGACCAATCGACAAGCTCTCAGGATTAATTCGGTCAAACCGAACTCAATGCAAGCTTGATAAAATATGAATCGATCCCATGTTCAAACAAAGCTGGGATGGAAAGCTCGCAGAACTCGTTTTTTTGAGTATATACTTTTTATATTTTCTAATTATATGTTATCTTTATATTCATAACTTTTCTACATTTAGAATTTTATAATTATACCTTGTGTCTTAAAACTATTAGGTTTTAAGTTAGATATTGAAAAACTGAAAAAATGCAAAGAATATTATGACAAGAAGAGTTGGAGCTTTAATGTTTAAGACTTGATGAGCTAAGAGTCGAGTCCGAAATCCGTCTCAAATCTAACCCAATCTCAAGTCTGTCGGACCTTGAGCTGAGACGGCTCAGTTAGTTCACCTTTATTAATTGTTATACAACTTTTTACTCCTCTAGCTTAGAAATATAGAAGGGTAAAGCTGACAAAAGTTAATCGATCTGAAAAACCGGACAGGAATTGCCAAACTGACTGACGCAACTCAAAAATTTAGTTAAACATCCCTGAGACGATCCTCCGGGTTGTTAAACTGGTAATTGATAACAATCCCTTTTCCCCCAATGACTCGGCCTTGATTGATCCGTAGCCAACCTGAAATGACATGTGACTTGATAATAACTTAACCTTAACCTGATGAATTATCTAACAATAAATTAGCTTATCAGTGATCCAAATAAGAGCAATTTTGTTATAaaatattataatataatattatatgaATGTCCATATCCATAGAATATTCTAAAGTGTATTATCTTATGAAAACTTTACCCTGGttttgtgtgtgtatatatacccCCTTATAATGGAATAATATACAGTAGATGTATGCCTCGCGGATAGTGCGACTACGCACACAATTCTTAAAAATAAGAAATATTTGACTTGTCTTAAAGAGGAAAAAACAAATGTTTGTACAATTGCTGGTAGTACAAAATTAATTGAGGGCTCCGGAAGAGCTAGTATTTTGTTGCCTAATGGAACAAATATTGAAATATAGGAGGCTTTGTACTCTCCTAAGTCAAAAAGAAATTTGCTAAGTTTTAATGATATCCGTAGAAATGGATTTCCTGTTGAGACAACAAATGAGAAAGGGGTTGAATACCTATATATCACACGTTCAAATTTGAACAAGAAAAGTGTGTTGGAAAAACTACAAGCGTTGTCTTCTGGCTTGTATTATATGAAAATTTGTGCAGTTAAATCTCATGCACTAGTAAACCAAAAGTTTACAGATAAAAACAACTTTGTTGTTTGGCATGGCCGTTTTGGCCATCTCGGATCATTAATGATGTGAAAAATCGTTGAAAATTCACGTGGACATTTATTAGAGAATCAAAAGATTCTTCAAACTGTGAGTTTTCATGTGCCGCTTGTTCACAAGGCAAATTGATTATTAGGCCATCACCTACAAAGATAGGGAATGAATCCCTTACATTTCTGGAAATGATACAAGGTGATATTTGTGGACCTATACATCCACCAAGTGGACCATTTCGGTACTTTATGGTATTAATTGATGCATCAACTAGATGGTCACATGTGTCCTTGTTGTCAACTCGCAACCTGGCGTTTGCGAGATTACTAGCTCAATTGATAAGATTAAGAGCTTACGGATAAGGCTAAAGTcatatcaccttaatcaaagaaATCTTATCTcaatactaacaaaatagctagtggtaagacaagtatcgaatccacagggaagcGGTAAAattcagtttgctaatatttagatcgtcttaaagtaaccgattttcttgggggtttgtttggtttgttttctaacaactaaatgcaagtgaaataaagatgataaacaataatattaataagtcTAGGGCGctggttcactaggtcaattatacggAGGTAtattttaatcaattttttaggtcaatcaaactatctaaggtcacaagattgattaattctattatgccctttagattaagtttaacatgcaatcgctataattaaacACAACCTATCtaattatcgcagcctatattaattctaacccagtcggtgaaagtattaattcgcttCACTAATTATAGATTCAGACCTTAAATCaaataactagaataagaacaataatcaaacgatagtttatacgatattactaacaatcaattcaaaatcccccttctaatcaacctagatcccctttatcCTAGATgaaaggtttagctactcatactaataggattaacaacaataaagattgatgaaagtataATTAAAGACATGAAACaagaaaaaaggaataaaagcaTAAACCTGATTAATTATTAACGAAGAACGATTAAAGTACCTTaacaattaatgaggaaagattgtAGATCTCCATGTATGCTAGCCGACTAAACTAAGAGTATTTTTCTAGTTCAGAATATAataaaagcgtaacctaataattTTCCCGAGTTTAGAATATATAATACAAACATGACGTGTTTTAGGAAAATTCGGAAAAATGCGTAAAATagaagatcctcgatcgagcctgatgCTACTGATCGAGGACactgcactcgatcgagccttatgctactcgatcgaggattcgGTCTTCCTCAGCTTGTCTTCGACTAAACTTCACTTCTCATCTTCAATTctcctcgtttctcgtgccatgccTCGTGTATTCCGCTATGCCATATCCGGAGTGCTCATCTTCACTTGTTtcacctcgtaatgcgtcatttctgcattaaaataCAAAGTGCGGTAGTATCGACATTTCACTATAAAATAAAGGCATATAATGACATAAtaagcacgaaaaccgtatcaaaaccaTCATGAAAGGAGtcataaaagtgtatataaaagtgatacatcaaactcccccaaaccaactctttgcttgtccctaagcaaagcaCTAAACCGTACAAAAGACAacatacaaatggtgaatgaataactcagagctaatgtcgatgcacatacaaatcccaagctatccatatctataacaaagtaatgaccaaaattgtgccaataaaacaaattcaaagacaCGGGTAATAGAAAAACGCAACtcaactcaagatgtgacatgataccgtgACTCAGCCAAATACCTttcaatcttgcaagacaaattagttggattctcgcggattcactcatgcactcataaggggtaagatatatgtaagata
The Silene latifolia isolate original U9 population chromosome 11, ASM4854445v1, whole genome shotgun sequence genome window above contains:
- the LOC141612019 gene encoding rab escort protein 1, with the translated sequence MSNPSQPEYPPIDPTNFDLILIGTSLPSSILAAASASVSKTILHVDPNPFYGSHFSTLSPSHLSPYLSPPPPLPPSLSTDYSAVPLSHRHLTTAISIPPLPPHLPHNLALDVSGPRVLFCADAAIQLLLTSQVSHYLEFKAVDQNLIYDGDKSCFLNVPDSKFAIFKDKAFTLPEKNKLGMFFKRVNAHLTGDADLCISDDDLDTPFFEFLSNFGLPKRIIGIILYAIALADYDQENVEASNNLLKTRDGINRLALYHSSVGRFPNAHGAMLYPMYGQGELPQAFCRRAAVKGSIYVLRMPVAALLTDKDTGLYKGVRLASGQDIFSQKLIMDPDLAVPHGLALSTPENSEKNSNHSCSRDLEKKVARAICITKTSLKSDSLNLLIVLPPRSLYNEQATSVRALQMSGNSAVCPVGMFVVHLSTLCNDANQGERLLTAAIDVLFRQPTSGSADDDPAEGPSKTSDDTSSVQEEQRPVLEWRALYIQDITEESVHTISTTPSPDGNLGYNDLFDATERMFQQMYPGEVFFPEQAAPKDEEHDEDVDPE